The window AATGAGTCAGCATAGTCTACATGTACCCGGGACCGAGGTTTCATGGGCCACTCTCAAGTGTGTAGTGGAGCCAGGAGTGTTTTGGGCCAGTCTTTTTGTTAGGTGTCACAATGTTCGCCACTTTTTCGATGTCATTGTCTATGTAGAGCCACCAAGCCATTGCTCTACCCAGCTCCCTCATCTGGGATATTCCAGGATGTCCTGAATGTAGCTCGTCCAAAGTAGTTGCTCGGCCTTGTGGTGGTACACTCACTCTGTTGCCTAACATCAAACATCCCTTCTATGGCCATCGACAGTCTCCTTTTGCATACGGTTCGAGTACCTCTGGATTCTTGCTCGGCCATACGTAGTTTCGAGAGGCATCATCCAGTAATAACTGCTAGTAAGGCTTACTCATGTCAGGTTTGCTGAATAGCTTTTCTCCAACTAGCTGTACCAACAAGTCCTCGATCTCTGGAAGAGGATAACTATCCACCTTTGATGCTCTATTCACTGCCAGTTTATAATGTGTAATAATACGTATAGTCTCCTTGTTTTAGGACTGTAAAGATGGGCGCAGCTTAGTCTGAGAACTGCACTGGTTTTATTACTCCACTCTTCTGGAATTTAAGCAATGCTTCCGGCACCTTCTTTCGCAGTGCATATGATACCTTCCTTGACCGGAAGAGCCTGGGTGTGGCTTGAGGGACTAGCTTTTATCCCTCTGAGTGTTCTTAATGCCTCACTAAACACTTCTGCCTTGTTTGCTAGTATTCGCTCCAATCTTTCATTTCTTTGTACCTTGAACATTCCCTGCCAATCTAAGGGAATAGGTTTCAACCAATTCCGACCCATGAGACTTGGTCCCAGACCTTCCACCACATGCAGCTCCAAGAGTTTAGGTTTATCTATGTTGCTGGTTTGCACGTCTACCAACACTGTTCCCGAAACAGTTATGTTTTTCCCACCATAGCCCCTGAGCACTGTAGTACTCTTATTTAATGGAGGAGGTTAGACCCCCAGAGGGTCTGAAACTCTGACCAGTTGAGTACCAAAACTGACGCTCCTGTGTCCCCCTCGAATTCCACTGCTTTTCCATTGATTTGCATGGTAGTGCGTATGTCATGCCCTCTTGTCCAGTTgatgtgtatatatactgcactTGTTTCTCTGCCTGTAGTTGATGTGTTTTCTCGTCTGCCTCCTGAATGGACGGCTTGATGGTAGGTAGTTGTCATCTCCTCTCCGTGGCCGAGGGCGACATGCTCTGCCCACATGGCCTACCTTTTGGCAATTAAAACAGCGGAATTCTTGAACCGGCAATAAGCACATGTCCCAATTCAGTGCAACGGTGCACGACTGCGGGGTGTCATACTTCCGTTGTCTACTCTGTACCTGGAGAACTGCTGATGCTACAGGAGGAGGTTGCCCTGCTAGACTGCTCCAATTGGATTTCATTTTCTCGTTGTCCCTGCCCGTACTCTTCATGGTTTTCGCAGTATTCCATGCCTTTGAAAAGGgcagctctctctctctctacgacagaagtgacgttgtacTCGTTTGTTTGCAATCCCGCAAAGTCAAACAGTCCCGCAACATAGGTTCCAGTGTCTCTCCAAATTCGCAAAGTTCAGACAGTCCTCGTAGGGCCTCCACAAAAATTGCTACCGATTTCCCCGGCTGTTGTGCCGAAAACGTTGGAGCGGTACGGCCGGCTTCGGGTTTTGGTGCTTGCTAAGTACGTCACACAGTTGCTTGAATATTTTCTCACCTGGTTTGGCGGGAGCCACGAGGTTTCTCAATCGCTGGTAATTTGCCACTCCTACAGCCGTCAGGAATATCGCGTGCTTCTGTTCGTTCTTCGTAATCCTGTTGGCTTCAAAATAGACGTCATCCGTTCTTGGTAGTGGGAGCTATCGTTGGCAGTCTCCTCGAAGAGATCCAGGAGGCCGAACGTTACTGTAGCCGCTGTTGTTGGGGGCGAGTTGTCTACTGGCTCAGCCATTCTCGTTGCCAATGTAgtaactgtaacttgttcttaGATATAGATACAGTTCCGAGCTTCGCATCTACGAATAGGGTTCCCGGATCGAACCAAAATTCCGCATCTACTACAATAAGTATACATGGATTATTGTAACACCACTGTGACAATAGTAGCCAATTGTAGAATTTTTCTAGACATTTGAGACTAGACTGGACCCTCACACTCGCTCTAAGAAATCAGTCAAAAACAACTCAGCAAAAGCATGTACATCACAAACGTCCACAACCTTTAGATAAGACACAGCCAAAGGTGTTTCTGCACACTCTGGCAACTCTTTGGAATATGTCTCTGGTAATATTATGTAACATctgattgttttatttgtacCTTCTTCCTCATTTGCAAGGATGCCACTGGAACAAggatgtttgtttacttaaGGTACCATATTTTGAGATTTATGTGTTGCTATTTGTGTGGTGGCATCAcgatatataattatttattttgaCTGCTTAAATTTTGACAGCAATTTGCTGGACTAATTAACAGTTTGTATTCTACGGTTTCCCTGATTAGATTTTCCGTATTATGGGAATGTAAAAACTAGATATGAAGGTGATAGATTTTAGAATTACTAGCTGTCATTTGTCATTTATTAATCTTGGAACATATCTTTGTTGTGTAAAGTATGTGATGTCAGACATGATTTGTACTGTTTATGGTATATGCACTACTGAAAATAGTCGTCTGTGATATGTGACTTTCTTCTATTGTGTAGACAATGTAAGCGGTGATTATCAATTTGTATaccttgtttgttgtgtaggctTCAAAAGAACAAATGGTGACTCCGTTGCAGCAGAAGACATTAGAAGCATGTTACCAGTCTGTCGATAATTTACAGAAAGACTTGAAGGAACGATTACAATCGTTCGAGCGTCACATGCGAGGTCTGATGGAAAAGTGTATGAAGTTTGAAGAAGTAATAACTACACTGTATACCAGAATTCAACAACTAGAAGAAGATATCGCAAAGAATCGAAAATCTAGTGGCATGACCGAAGCATGTCAGCAACAATTTCAATCCCAAGATCGGATTCTTGCTTCCCACGATATCAAATTAGCAGAGGATGGTCTGCGATTGGGTATGATGGATTACAAGAATACCGATGGCATCTTGAGATGGAAGATTACCGAAATCGGAAGGCGCAGAAGAGATGCAGTGAGTGGTAAAACACTATCGATATACTCACAGCCATTCTATACATCACCAAACGGGTACAAGATGTGTGCAAAGCTGTACTTGAATGGAGATGAGATGGGTCGTCGATCTCACTTGTCTTTATTCTTTGTTATCATGCGTGGCAAATATGACTCTGTGCTTCCATGGCCTTTCAAGCAGATGGTGACTTTGATATTGATAGATCAAGGCGGACGTCGTCATATCTCTGATACGTTCATGCCCGATCCATCTTCGTCTTCATTCAAGCGGCCAAGGAGTGAGATGAACATTGCCAGCGGATGTTCATTGTTCGTCTCGCTTTCTACTCTGGATGGAGGAGGATACATCACTGATGATACATTGTTTATCAAAATGATAGTGGACTCTACTGAACTGTATCGCGCTGATTAGACAGTAGACTTCAAGCAGCCAGAGAGCAATGTGAACATTTATTGCCAGTGGATGTCCGTTATCTCTCAGGTACTGTACCACTCTGGACGGAAGGCCAGGATGCAATCAAAATGGTAGTTGAAGCTACTGAACTGTATCGCTTTGATGCACAAtaatgtagttaattaattatcttagCCAAGGTTAGTTGTGTCTCTATATACCCAAGTTATTGGCCAAACACCACATGGAGCTTGGATATGGAAGACACTAAACcttataattatatatgcGAGTTGTAGTGGAGGCTGCAGTCTAAGTAGGTACTCTTATTTGTTCGTGATATGGACATAAGCGTGTTACTTAGTATATTTTCAACTAATGTATTTAGAAGAATTATTGTTTACTCGTATTTCATTTGGTCCAGTTGCTTGTGGGCAGGCATTAGTGCTAGCTATATAGCAAATATTTATCGCATTGAAAGATcctttttgtaattaattaataatacatttgaCCACTGGCTTAGGGTCCGTAGGCGGGGTATCCAGCCGGTCTTTGCCCCTTGTGATGTTGGGGAATAGCCGGAAACGCACGCCAATTAGAGTACGTACACGAAGACTGACCAGCATATTATTTGCCCATATACATCAATACACGCATGTGTACACGACATTTTCTCTACCCTTTTCTAAGttctaacacaacacaacatagCCAAGACTGTAAATCAATACGGAAGAGTCATGTAGAGTCCACATGAAATCAGAGTGACCAGCGGGCCTGCAGGTAGGGCGCTTGCTTCGTCCAACTTGAGGTCTTGCTTCAGGTCTAGATTGAAGAGGAACGTGACTCGAACAATTAGGTGGTTCAGACTGATGAGATGGAATAACCACTGGAACTTCAATTAGTAAGAGGTTGACGTTCCAAAGAGAACTATCTGATAACCGGAATGAGGTTGTCGAGTCGTGCTTCTTGATGGCCATTGGTTTAGAGTATGCTGGCCGGTGCCATTTTATGTCGTCTGACTGGATTTTTTATCCTCACAAGCCTACCCGGTTTAAACTTTGGAGTCTGCATTGGGTGGTTGTGATCGAAGTATATAACTTAATTCGCTTGTTGGCTTTGATGTCCTGGGCTAACTGATCAGTGCTGGGCACATTTGAGGTGACGATTTGGAATGGAGGTTGTAAGATGCTAAGAGTAGTCGAAACTCCCGCGAATCATAAGCTGAGAAGGAGCATAACACGTTGTACAATGACCTGACTGATGTTCGATAATTCAAAAGGGCTTCCTGTAGAGCCTGATAAAAGGCTAGACCTTGTGCTCTGTGTGTAGGTAGACACTGCTTCAGTGTTTTGGTTAAATCGTTCAACTCCTCCGTTAGATTGCGTGTGATAGAATGCTGTTGCGTTGTGCTTGATTCCTTTGTAGCCAGAAAAGAAGTAAATTCGTTTGATGGAAATTGAGGACCATTGTCTGAAATTGTAATGTTCAGTAGACCCCACCTTGTAAAAAGATCACATATGAAGGAGATGACCCTCTAAGAGCTGTCATGACTGCATGGATGTATTTCAGGCCACTTAGAATGCAGATCATGAACAACAATGATGTATCTGTGAGTGAAGGGAGCACCATCAagggcgtaactagcattaaaattttaccgaggcaaatttatataaattaattaattaagcaataatTTGTCTTTAACCTACTTTATGTATAATGTAAGTAAACATAGCTTCTATAATAACAACTGTCCCAATCTGCGATGTCCTGTACAATCTTCGTAAGACTCTCTCTCTACTCACAGCCACATCTCTATGAATATATGAAAGAGCTAAGCCACTTAGAATGCCCGATCTTTtctgttatctactaactgatgcatctagcaaaatttttgcaacgccacacccattttatttaccgaggcaactgcctcggctgcctcatgcctagttacgccactgACCATGAATCTCATCAACTATATCAATCTGAAGCTTCTGTCATGGTTGTTTTGGCGAGTTCACTGGGTCGAGCGGTTATTTTGTGCGTTTGATGAACTTCGCCACTCTGAATGCAAGCTTTACAACTTCGAACATGGTCTTCGATCTGCTTATCAATGCCTGGCCACCACACTGAGCTAAGACACTTCTGCTAGGTTCTGACCATGTCTGAATAGCCTTCTTGAGCCATAGCTAAGACCTAGCTCCTGCTGCAGAGGTGCAGGTATGACTGCACGTTCTCCTCTGGCTAAGGAGCTGTCATTCCAAACTGAGAGCTCGTCTCGTGGCTGATAAAATGGCCATAGTATATATAGACTATCCTCCGTCTTACTTCGCCAGCCGTTGACGGTAAAATTGCAAACTTGACTTAGGAGATCATCACTGCCTGATGCGCGACGAAGTTCATCCAAGGTGATGATGCTATCAAAGGTTCTGTCAGGAGCTGCAGTGGTTCCTGTGTTGTGGAGGCAGTACCAGACGATATTCCAGGTAACCTGAACAAATAGTCAGCTACCTGGTTCTGACTTTCAGGCCTATTAGAGGTAATGAAGTCATACTAATAAAGACGATCGGACCATCTGTGCAAGCGAAGTGGACGTTGTGCAGTTCCTGATAAGGAAAGAAGGGTAGTGAGAGCCTGGAGGTCAGTTCTGAGTGTGAACTAACGGCCCTAGAAGTAAATTAACATGTCAATGTTCACATGCCCAAATGTAAGCGAGTGCTTCACATTTGCCCACCGAGTACTTTTCGGCATCAGACAGTGCTGGTGAGGCATAATAAGAGATTGGCTTCTCCTAACCATCAAGTCGCTGTGATAAGCATGCACCAAGAGCAGTTCttttcagtctgtttgttcagTCCTGTACCAAAATGAGTTGTTTTCTCATTTTTTTTGTCTTCAGCATCACAAGTCAGAAATCTGGATGCtgaagacaagaaaatgagaaAACAAAGGAGAAGTAGTGAGTGATGCCTTCATTTGTTCAAATGATGTCTGGCATTGTTCTGTCCAGGTCAAGGTAATAtctttctttaattaacaggTGTCTCCTTGATGCCGTTAGAGTTGCACAATGAGGTATGAATATGAGATAACAGTTTGCCATCCCAAGAAAGGACATTAGTTCTTTGACTGTTGTTGGAGCTGGAATGGTACAAATTGCATCTACATTGACTAAATCGGCTGAATGCCATTTGCGAAAAAAACGAAACCCCAAGAACACACTTTTTTCATCGAGAATCACTTTGCGTTTTTGTAGGCGATCCAAGACAGCAGAAATCGTCTATTCTGTTCTTCTTGGGTTGCCCCATAAACAACAATGTCATCCATGTATATAGAGACACCTTTGAGGTCAGCAAGAGTTGACACCATTATCTTCTGAAATTGACTAGGGGCGGTAGACAGTCCAAAAAGCATTACTTTGAACTGAAAAATGCCATCATGACTAATGAACGCAGTAGTACTTCTTCCTTTCTCTGTCAGTGGTATTTGCAGATAACCTTGAGAAAAGTCCAATTGCCAAAAAACACTTGCTGCTATGAAACTGGCTAGTTCATCAATGGCAGGCAATGGATGCTTGCAATTGTCAGGAATGACTGCCTTGTTGACCTCCCTGGGATCCACACAAATTCGGATACTTCCAGTCTTCTTCCTGACAACAACCAGATTAGAGATCCATGGAAATGAGTCAAGAGCGTCAATGATTCCTTGTGCTTGAAGGCGGTTCAGCTCAGCTGACACTTCATCTCGTAGTGCCAGTAGCAAGCGACGGCAACGCTGAATAACTGGAGGAATCATCGGGTCCAGCCTGGGCTCGTGAGCATATCCATTGAGCTCTCGAAGTTAACAATCAAGAAAAAGAGACGACCAACGCCAGGTGATTTCAGCTACCCTCAAGGCAAATAGTGGAGCTTGATTTTGTATAGCAATCGAGAATCCCAAGTGATCAAAAAGATCGACGACCAACAAATTGGATCCCTTCGTGTTCACAAAGAACTAAAATTGATTGGCTGGCTGATCTTCTGGCTGGACAGAAAATGAAACGGTACACAATACCCTGATTGTTTTCCCATCCTATCCGGTAAGCTGAGTTGAGGTGGTTTACAACTTGTAGTTGCAAAGCAATCCACGCCATGTTTCTTGATTAATGATAGACACTTTGGCTCCAAGGTCTACAAGAAAAACAAGAGAGCACAGCTTGAAACCTGTTTGTTGACAAGAAGATATCTTATTGATAATGGAGCGGACTTTGGATGATCCGGAAGAATTTTTGGAAGATCAACAGCATCTGTCGAAATGATTCAACTTGTGGCATTGAAAACATTCCTTTCCGTTGGCGGACAAGATAAACTCCCAGATTTTGGCCTGACATACCGTAATTTCCACAATACGAAGATGATTAGGCCGGTTGTGTGGAATTGTGATGCAGATTGACCATATTGCGGCGATCGAGGCGTCTGTTTGGGCTGCTTTGGTTTTCGTGCTATTCCCTGGATGTCACTTGTTTTGGGTTTTGCAGATGCGGATGAGGTCCCGCCTAATTGCAAGGCTTTATGCTTTATGCTTTGCGGATTCCACTTGAAAGGTGATTTTCAGTGCTTTTGTGCATAACAAAATCGTCCTTTTCGAAGAGAACTCGTTCCCTAATTGCCGAAGACGTTGTCTTTTCGTTAAGTTGATTGATAATCATATTATAATGAAGAACTTTAAATTAACACAGCGCTGCCAGCTGGCTGAGGGCAGAGACGTTTTAATAATGGCGACCTGCAATCTGTGAATGCTGACGAAATCAATGTCGCTCAGTGATCACGGTTTGGCTGTGTGCCAAAGTGTGCTCTGAGTTCACTCACAATGCGCTGATACTATTACTTCAGCACGATGTTGTTCATCGTTTGCTGGTTGAATGTCCAGGCTTGCTATAACCCTCGCTAACCTTCGATCTGTACCCAAGCAATGCTCCAAAAGAGCATTCCTTCGACGATCCGACAGAACTTCAAGACCAATGGCTAGTAAATATGATTTAAACGCAAGATACCATCGAGACCACGCGAATGGAGGATCGTCCGCAAACTGCTGGAACGGTGACGGCTGCTGCACGCTGATGGGCGAAGCTCGTAGTAACTATTGCTGCTGGTATGCTTCTGCTATGTCGGGTTGCAGaatatcctcgtcgccaaatGTGGTGTTGGGGAATACCCAGAAACGCACGCCAATTTTTACAGTACATAAAGACTGACTATATTATTTGCCTAGCTTAGCCATATACCAAATACACGCTTGCGTACACGAATTCCCCAGGAGTAAGGTCGTCCGAGGCTAGAGAAGGTCATTCTTTGTAAGCGTGTCAACTCCATGTTTTTCCTAACATCCCACAACGtcatctttgtgtgtctgtgtgtatgtgtttgtgtgtgtgtgcccgggATATGGCATGGCGGCGCCCAGAATACGTTGTGGcatctgttgctgtttgtcttcttcGGGTCTCCTCTATTTATAACCATCTATAGGATCCCAGATACGATCAGTGAGGAGCTATGCACACATAAAGGGCACTACAAAAGGGGCTCAGTCTTGATCGTGAGTCCGAGATGTCGGTTTGATGGCGTCATGCACTCACATCAAAACTCTTCTGTCCAACTGCAGAGGACTTGCATCCATCTCAGTTGCTATCTCATTTTGCACATAGAGCAACGTTGATGGTTCAGAGATCTAGGCAATAATTTTCGATGGACGTTGGTGGTATGCACGTGATATTGAGCGTGCATGGTTGAATTTTTTGCGATGGCTGATGAAGACAGGGGCATGGATGGCTGGTGTAGACGAGAGCATAGATGGCAGATGAGAACAGGAGTTTAGACGGCTGATAAAGACGAGAAGATGGATGGATAGTGAACTTTGAAGGTGAGAGCGTGGATGACTGACGAGGTACTTCAGTTTATTATGAACGTTACGTCTATTGCTTTTGAACGTTGGACTTTTTTTATCTTTGTTCCCCAGTATATGAGGGTGAAATGGTTGCTGATGCGTCAGCTCCCCATGTGTGGCGGCGTGACCAGATACCTGGCAGCTCTATACAgtagtggtagtagtagtagctGATCGTCTCCTTGTTGATGAGAATAACCATGGTTTACTGTCTCTTAATGACCAAGTCTCTAATACCAACAAGCCACAGTACGTCAAGTTCTCAAAGACAAACATCCAACTTCATCCCTATTCATTCAGAAGCCGTTGCAGATTCTAACTTTCAATATCCTTTAGTTCATCCCGTTTCATTTAAAACTATTGATGGAGATCACTTTCGACGCATGGCTTTGAAATCAAAAGGCGGTGCTGGTCCGTCGAGTCTATAACAGCTTCTGATTGGAAAAGTTTGTGTTCATCGCTCAAGAGTTTTTTTTTAAAGATCTCTGTAATGTCTTAGCCGCTTTGACACGTCGCTTATGCATTAAACTTGTACATTACAGCAGTACATCTGCATTCTTCGCTTGTCGTCTTATACTGCTAAACAAAATCCTGGTGTCCGTCCTATAGGAGCATGTGAAAGAGTACGCAGAATTATTGAAAAGACTGTTGTATCTACACTTCAATCTGAGATCCAATCAGTTGCAGGAGCCATGCAAGTATGTGCCGGGCAAAAGGCTGGATGTGAGGCAGCTATTCACTCCATGCGTTCCATCTTTGCAAACCCTGAAACAATGGTGTTTTACTGGTTGATGCAACCAATGCGTTCAACAGCTTAAACCGTCAGGTTGCTCTCACAAATATTTCCATTCTGTGTCCAGCTATTAACCCAATTCTAGTTAATGGGTTATCGAAGACCTTCTTACTTATTGGTGGGAGAAGAAACTTTATTGTCTCAAGAAGATACCACACAGAATGCTTCCCTAGCAATGGCAATGTATGTCCTTGCTACTGTGCCATTGATCGACAAAGTCAAAACAAATGGTCTCCGTCAAGAATGGTACGGGGATGACGCTGCTGGTGGCGGAAAGCTGGCATCACTCAGGCAGTGGTGGAATAATCTGGGTTCTCTTGGACCCAATTTTGGTTATTTACCTAACGGCTGTAAATCTTGGCTTATAGTCAAACCTGAACGATTCGAAAAAGCAAAAAAAGGAATTTCTTGCCACAAATGTGGAAATCACAGCATAAGGGAAAATTATCTTGGTGCTCCACTAGAAAATCACAAATTTTGTCATGACTTTTTGCAAGCCAAGATCAAGGAGTGGACAATTCAAATTGACAAGCTTCCTTCATTTGCTCAGTCACAGCCACATGCTGTACACAGTGCATTTACACATGGTATTGTTGGAAGATGGACCTTTACGGCTAGAACGAATGACCATCTTTCTGAAGTCACGAAACCGTTAGAAAACgtaataaaatcaaaattgatTCCTGCTCTGACTGGCCGTTCAGCTCCTTCAAACATAGAAAGGAATATATTCTTGCTCTTTCTCCTAAACTTGGAAGTCTGGGAATCATCAATCCTACTTCTTTATGTTAAGAGTTTCCAACTCACAAATGATAACAGCTCCTTTGTCAAGACTCGATCTTCAACAAGACACAGATTTCAGAAATGTTTCAAAAGAACGAAATCGTCTGTTATCAGTTGACATCAGCAAGAGAAATCAACTATGAAAGCGATTGCAGAACAATTAGAACATGAAGTCCCAAAAGCTATGAAGCGATCTATTGATCTAGCAAAAGAGAAAGGTGCCTCTACCTGGTTATCAGTGCATCCTTTGATCAAACATGACTTTTTGCTACACAAGTCTGCATTTCGCAACGCGTTATGCATTAGATATGGTTGGTTGCCTCTTCGCTTAGCTGATACTTGTCCGTGAGGTAAAAAATTCACGATTGATTATGCTCTTGCCTGTCCAACTGGTGCATGGATACCCAACACTCAGACACAACGAAGTACGCGATCTTATAGCAAGTCTTCTCTCTGATGTGTCATGATATTGAAGTAGAGTTACAGCCCCTTTCTGGTGAGAGTCACAGCGCAGCAACTCGACTTACGATGAAGCTCGCTTagatgtgtctgcatgtggATTTTGGGAGGTCGTTTTCAAAAAACTTTTTATGACGTAAGAGTGTTCAGTCCTAATGCTCCTTCTTACAAGTCTTCTGTAATCTCTTCCTGCTACAAAGTCCacgaacaagagaagaaacgaCGCTATGAAGAACGAGTGAAACGAATAGAGCATGCCTCTTTCACTCCCTCGGTGTTTTCCTATACTGGAGATGTCAGCATTTTAACTTCAACGTTTTGAAAAGACTAGGGTCTCTACTGTCcctgaaacaaaacattgtcTACAGTACTTCCATCAACTGGATAAGATGTCGCATTGGCCTTGCCTTACTACGCGCATCCATCATGTGTCTCAGAGGCTGCAGAACAAGAACATCTATCAACAAAGACATACTCTTGGCCTCAGCTGAGAGTAGACTACCTTGCAGTAGTTGAATTTTAGAGCTAGTTATGTGTTTAATGTAATCGTTTTACGTATGTTGCGTGCTGTACCTTTGCTTAAATGTTTGTCTTGTAAGATAGACTTTgattttcaaatacaccagttctcacaggtagtagtagtagtagtactgGTAAGTCGTAAGTCGCATTGGCTTTGCCTTATTACGTGCATCCACTAGAATTAAATAACGTTTTTAAAgtaattgttttgtgtatgttgcgcacagtacagtacctttGCTTAATTATTTACTTTGTACAATGGAGTTTGATTTTCAAATTCACtagttctctcagtagtagtagaagtagtagtagtagaaaaggcgatacgaggaacgaattaataacgtggagctttcatcgttcacgccaatcattttagcatgcactggaggatgcagtaaactgacgtctatttttttgaaaagactagcctcacttttatcggaaaagcaccacaccgagtacagcacaactatcaactggctgagatgtcgactgtcatttgcactccttcgggcctgcgtgatgtgtttgcgaggatgcaggtccaagcttcacagaacctcaagggacttcaacattctgctggaagcagcagaaagtagattatagaagactgtttatctcaaagttgttacaacctagaaacttgttgctatagaggaagcttttacatacagtagtagtatgtagtagtgtgttagcagatgccgtttgattgttcaaatacaccagttctctcagtagaagtagtagtagtagtagtagtagtagtagtagtagtagtagtaatagtagAGTAGTAGTCCCGGATGTAGACCTGTCATGGCGGCGCGCATCATTCGGTAACATTTTGCCAGTTCATTTCAGTTTACGTTCGTTCCTAGGTTTGAGGATTACTTCgttagtttgtttttggtTTCACCACGATCCACAACGATTCTATAGTGTGGGGGACAGAAAATCTCTTTCAACGGTCAACCGAGATTTGAATTTCAAAAGTCTCCTGTTCTGTTCAGCCTCGTCACTGTCTACTCCTTAACATATTGGTCTGAGATTTAAATTGTGACTTCTACTTCTAAGTGTTCAACTGTCCAGCGATCTCTCGGTGATGTCTAAATGCTGCTTATGCAACAGCAGCGGCCGCTGTATGAACTGTCGCTGTGCCAAGTTGGGCCAATTCTGTAGAAATTGCAATCCACTCAACCACAACCGCTGCCAAAACTGGGAAGCAAGAGGGAAATATCA of the Corticium candelabrum chromosome 2, ooCorCand1.1, whole genome shotgun sequence genome contains:
- the LOC134198293 gene encoding uncharacterized protein K02A2.6-like, with amino-acid sequence MIPPVIQRCRRLLLALRDEVSAELNRLQAQGIIDALDSFPWISNLVVVRKKTGSIRICVDPREVNKAVIPDNCKHPLPAIDELASFIAASVFWQLDFSQGYLQIPLTEKGRSTTAFISHDGIFQFKVMLFGLSTAPSQFQKIMVSTLADLKGVSIYMDDIVVYGATQEEQNRRFLLSWIAYKNAK
- the LOC134198544 gene encoding TNF receptor-associated factor 3-like produces the protein MVTPLQQKTLEACYQSVDNLQKDLKERLQSFERHMRGLMEKCMKFEEVITTLYTRIQQLEEDIAKNRKSSGMTEACQQQFQSQDRILASHDIKLAEDGLRLGMMDYKNTDGILRWKITEIGRRRRDAVSGKTLSIYSQPFYTSPNGYKMCAKLYLNGDEMGRRSHLSLFFVIMRGKYDSVLPWPFKQMVTLILIDQGGRRHISDTFMPDPSSSSFKRPRSEMNIASGCSLFVSLSTLDGGGYITDDTLFIKMIVDSTELYRAD